Proteins encoded by one window of Brevibacterium atlanticum:
- a CDS encoding IS110 family RNA-guided transposase: protein MTIISHLYAFVVGVDTHAKNHVYAILTNRGEHLDTREFPTTNTGLARALDWVGRRTGGHLDTLWVIEGIGTYGAILAENVAEAGYTVAEAASMSARDRHSTGKDDQIDARRIATTVLPLEQSRLRVPRQADGPRQGLRILVGARESMTREKTRTINALTALLRANDLGIDARRKLSVAKIRTVSKWRGRNEPVARCEARREAIRLAKRVIELDADIKDYATRILALVKDSPAAVLLAQPGIGPITAAVFYLAWSHPGRVHSEAAFAKLAGVNPIPASSGNVVRFRLNRSGDRRLNSALYMVAITKLSFDEETRAYMAKRLGEGKSKKEAIRCIKRFVARRVYRLLEATSVVGQAA from the coding sequence ATGACTATCATCTCGCACTTGTACGCGTTTGTCGTCGGCGTCGACACACACGCGAAGAACCACGTCTACGCCATACTCACCAACCGCGGTGAGCACCTCGATACCCGCGAATTCCCGACCACGAATACTGGCCTGGCACGCGCGTTGGACTGGGTCGGGCGTCGCACCGGCGGGCACCTGGACACCCTGTGGGTGATCGAAGGCATCGGCACCTACGGAGCGATCCTGGCCGAGAACGTCGCTGAGGCTGGGTATACGGTCGCCGAGGCCGCGAGCATGAGTGCCCGCGACCGTCACAGCACGGGTAAGGATGACCAGATCGACGCCCGCAGAATCGCGACCACCGTCCTGCCCTTGGAGCAGTCGCGGCTGCGCGTGCCCAGACAGGCCGATGGGCCGCGTCAGGGACTGCGGATCCTCGTGGGTGCCCGCGAGTCCATGACGCGGGAGAAGACCCGCACCATCAACGCGCTGACCGCGTTGTTGCGGGCGAACGATCTCGGTATCGATGCCCGACGGAAACTGTCAGTCGCCAAGATCCGCACGGTGTCGAAATGGCGGGGCCGGAACGAGCCTGTGGCCCGTTGTGAAGCACGTCGGGAAGCGATCCGGTTAGCCAAACGCGTCATCGAACTCGATGCCGACATCAAGGATTACGCCACACGGATTCTGGCTCTGGTGAAGGACAGTCCTGCCGCTGTGCTGCTGGCCCAGCCGGGGATCGGACCGATCACTGCCGCCGTGTTCTATCTGGCGTGGTCTCATCCAGGACGGGTGCATTCCGAGGCTGCGTTCGCGAAGCTGGCGGGGGTGAATCCGATCCCAGCATCGTCGGGCAATGTGGTGAGATTCCGACTCAACCGCAGCGGGGACCGCCGGTTGAACTCCGCGTTGTACATGGTGGCCATCACGAAGCTGTCCTTCGATGAGGAGACCCGAGCGTACATGGCTAAACGACTTGGGGAAGGGAAGTCGAAGAAGGAGGCTATCCGGTGTATCAAGCGGTTTGTGGCCCGGAGAGTTTATCGGCTTCTCGAGGCGACGAGCGTGGTTGGGCAGGCCGCTTGA
- a CDS encoding DUF456 domain-containing protein yields the protein MTTDIITSALVGVAILIGCVGIIVPVLPGSILIGIAVLIWAIVIGGPAAWIIFAIVAVFVAAGMSSSLVLTGRKLKSMQVPNSSVLLGGVLGIIGFFVIPVLGLPIGFVLGLFLAEYFRLKDASTAWTSSWESIKAIGLGAGIEFCLALLAALTYGIGLLIHFLG from the coding sequence GTGACTACTGACATCATCACCTCGGCGCTGGTCGGCGTGGCCATCCTCATCGGCTGCGTGGGCATCATCGTGCCCGTCCTGCCCGGGTCGATCCTCATCGGCATCGCAGTGCTCATCTGGGCGATCGTCATCGGCGGTCCCGCCGCCTGGATCATCTTCGCCATCGTGGCCGTCTTCGTCGCGGCCGGGATGAGTTCGTCGCTCGTGCTCACCGGTCGGAAGCTCAAGTCCATGCAGGTGCCGAACTCCTCGGTGCTGTTGGGCGGGGTGCTCGGGATCATCGGCTTCTTCGTCATCCCCGTGCTCGGACTGCCGATCGGGTTCGTCCTCGGGCTGTTCCTCGCCGAATACTTCCGCCTCAAAGACGCATCGACGGCGTGGACCTCGAGCTGGGAGTCGATCAAGGCGATCGGCTTGGGCGCCGGCATCGAATTCTGCCTCGCCCTGCTTGCCGCGCTCACCTATGGCATCGGACTGCTCATCCACTTCCTCGGGTAG
- a CDS encoding MFS transporter, with protein MSQTFRSLSEPNYRHWFAGALISNTGTWMQRTAQDWIVLTMLTDNNASALGITMALQLGPQLIMFPFAGSLVDKFDKRRLLMVTQALLGFIGLILFALVITDAIVLWHVYVLAFTLGMLTTLDNPARQAFVSELVGEKLLPNAVSLNSASFNGARMIGPAVAGVLTAVIGAGPVFLISGLGFAATLTVLLRLDKSRLHPSGRRGKGGVLGGLKYLRRRPDITVVLVVLFIVATFGFNFNIYTATMAKIEFGRDASGFGLLNSVMAIGSVTGALASARREKPRLRFIFGAAGGFGVAVGVASLMPNYYLFAASLVFVGFASLTMMTSANAYVQTTTAANYRGRVMAIYAAVVMGGTPIGAPLAGWVADTFGPRMALVVGAASGIAAFAVGLLWMVMAKDLRLHRDPKSRIRLHMSYQGRPPGMGRHGTDHHGTGHLGAFFGRDHHDRVVDDDHGEAAGDGRLSSADERGFSGDGGRSSDGAPLSQNDPAGEGNNGRAANGSD; from the coding sequence ATGTCCCAGACGTTCCGGTCGCTGTCGGAGCCGAACTACCGGCACTGGTTCGCCGGTGCCCTGATCTCCAACACCGGAACGTGGATGCAGCGCACGGCGCAGGACTGGATCGTCCTGACCATGCTCACCGACAACAACGCCTCGGCACTGGGCATCACGATGGCCCTGCAGCTGGGGCCGCAGCTGATCATGTTCCCGTTCGCGGGCAGCCTCGTCGACAAGTTCGACAAACGTCGCCTGCTCATGGTCACGCAGGCCCTGCTGGGATTCATCGGGCTCATCCTCTTCGCCCTCGTCATCACCGATGCCATCGTGCTCTGGCACGTCTACGTGCTCGCGTTCACCCTCGGCATGCTCACGACCCTGGACAACCCGGCCCGGCAGGCCTTCGTCTCCGAACTCGTGGGCGAGAAGCTGCTGCCGAACGCGGTCAGCCTCAACTCGGCATCGTTCAACGGTGCCCGTATGATCGGCCCCGCCGTGGCCGGTGTGCTCACCGCCGTCATCGGTGCCGGCCCGGTGTTCCTCATCAGCGGACTCGGCTTCGCTGCGACGCTCACCGTGCTTCTCCGCCTCGACAAGTCCCGGCTGCACCCCTCGGGCAGGCGCGGCAAAGGCGGAGTGCTCGGCGGCTTGAAGTATCTGCGCCGGCGCCCGGACATCACGGTCGTGCTCGTCGTGCTGTTCATCGTCGCGACCTTCGGGTTCAACTTCAACATCTATACCGCGACGATGGCGAAGATCGAGTTCGGCCGGGATGCCAGCGGGTTCGGTCTGCTCAACTCGGTGATGGCCATCGGTTCGGTCACCGGAGCGCTGGCCTCGGCCCGGCGGGAGAAGCCGCGGCTGCGGTTCATCTTCGGTGCCGCCGGGGGATTCGGCGTGGCCGTCGGGGTGGCGTCGCTGATGCCGAACTACTACCTCTTCGCCGCATCCTTGGTGTTCGTCGGCTTTGCCTCGCTGACGATGATGACCTCGGCGAATGCGTATGTCCAGACGACGACGGCGGCGAACTACCGAGGCCGAGTCATGGCGATCTACGCGGCAGTCGTCATGGGCGGCACTCCCATCGGTGCGCCACTGGCCGGCTGGGTCGCCGATACCTTCGGACCGCGCATGGCACTTGTCGTCGGAGCCGCCTCGGGGATCGCCGCCTTCGCCGTCGGTCTGCTGTGGATGGTCATGGCCAAGGACCTGAGACTCCACCGCGACCCGAAGTCGCGGATCCGTCTGCACATGAGTTACCAAGGTCGACCTCCGGGCATGGGCCGTCACGGGACAGATCATCATGGGACAGGCCATCTCGGTGCCTTCTTCGGACGAGACCATCATGATCGGGTTGTGGACGACGATCACGGTGAAGCGGCGGGCGACGGCCGACTGTCGAGCGCAGACGAGCGTGGGTTCTCGGGCGATGGCGGACGATCGAGCGATGGCGCTCCCCTGAGCCAGAACGATCCCGCGGGCGAAGGCAACAACGGTCGAGCCGCGAACGGCAGCGACTGA
- a CDS encoding ABC-F family ATP-binding cassette domain-containing protein, producing the protein MGHIEINDVSYTLADGRPLLGGVSFRVGDGAKAALIGANGAGKTTLLRLLTGEIAPDEGSVSHTGSVGLMRQFITAGTIAEALEEVAPKRIRKAAAQVRRAEERLLGSDGDSTNVQMAYAAALGEWGEVGGYEAEVLWDTCTTSALGMPFDRCRDRATATLSGGEQKRLILEALLRGGDDVLVLDEPDNFLDVPGKRWLEDQLRDTDKSVLFVSHDRELLARAASEIITLELSAAGNTAWTHPGGFESYHEARQSRFDRLEELRKRWDEEHAKLRALVQMYKQKAAYNSDMTSRYRAAQTRLERFETAGPPEAMPREQNLGMRLAGGRTGKIAIRAHDLELTNLMLPFDLEVHYGDRVAVLGSNGSGKSHFLRLLAAGGTDPETEHRPVSDVEIAPVEHSGQVKLGARVRPGWFAQTHGRPDLHGRTLLDILHRGDEHRNGLPREPASRALARYELAGAAEQTFESLSGGQQARVQILLLELAGATLLLLDEPTDNLDLVSAEALQDALTAFDGTVLAVTHDRWFARDFDRFLVFGSDGEVYESTTPVWEEGRVARSR; encoded by the coding sequence ATGGGCCATATAGAGATCAATGACGTCTCGTACACACTCGCAGACGGCCGACCGCTCCTCGGTGGGGTGTCGTTTCGTGTCGGTGATGGGGCCAAAGCCGCACTCATCGGTGCCAACGGGGCAGGGAAGACAACCCTGCTGAGGTTGCTGACCGGGGAGATCGCCCCGGACGAAGGTTCCGTCTCCCACACCGGCAGCGTCGGTCTGATGCGCCAGTTCATCACCGCCGGCACCATCGCCGAGGCGCTCGAAGAGGTGGCGCCGAAGCGCATCCGCAAGGCGGCCGCCCAGGTCAGACGGGCCGAGGAACGTCTGCTCGGGTCCGATGGGGATTCGACGAACGTGCAGATGGCCTACGCTGCTGCTCTCGGCGAATGGGGTGAAGTCGGAGGATACGAAGCGGAGGTGCTGTGGGACACCTGCACCACCTCGGCGCTGGGAATGCCCTTCGATCGGTGCCGGGACCGGGCGACTGCGACCCTGTCCGGAGGGGAGCAGAAGAGGCTCATCCTCGAGGCCCTGCTGCGCGGCGGCGACGATGTCCTCGTCCTCGACGAACCGGACAACTTCCTCGACGTGCCGGGCAAACGGTGGCTTGAGGACCAGCTGCGGGACACCGACAAATCCGTCCTCTTCGTCTCCCACGATCGTGAGCTGCTGGCCCGGGCCGCCTCGGAGATCATCACCCTCGAACTCTCGGCCGCCGGGAACACCGCCTGGACTCACCCGGGCGGCTTCGAAAGCTACCACGAGGCCAGACAGTCCCGGTTCGACCGTCTCGAAGAGCTGCGCAAGCGGTGGGACGAGGAACATGCGAAGCTGCGCGCGCTGGTGCAGATGTACAAGCAGAAGGCCGCATACAACTCGGACATGACGTCCCGATACCGGGCGGCCCAGACCAGGCTCGAGCGCTTCGAGACCGCCGGGCCTCCCGAGGCGATGCCACGCGAGCAGAATCTGGGGATGCGCCTGGCAGGCGGGCGGACCGGGAAGATCGCCATCCGAGCACACGACCTCGAACTGACGAATCTCATGCTGCCCTTCGACCTCGAAGTCCATTACGGGGACCGGGTCGCAGTGCTCGGCTCGAACGGCTCGGGCAAGTCCCACTTCCTGCGGCTGCTCGCCGCTGGCGGCACCGACCCGGAGACGGAGCACCGTCCGGTCTCCGACGTCGAGATCGCCCCGGTCGAACATTCGGGTCAGGTGAAGCTGGGAGCCAGAGTTCGTCCGGGCTGGTTCGCGCAGACGCACGGCCGACCGGATCTGCATGGTCGCACTCTGCTCGACATCCTCCATCGCGGGGACGAACATCGGAACGGACTTCCCCGGGAACCGGCCTCGCGGGCGCTCGCCCGCTACGAACTCGCCGGTGCCGCCGAGCAGACCTTCGAGTCGCTCTCGGGCGGGCAGCAGGCGCGCGTGCAGATCCTTCTGCTCGAACTGGCGGGGGCGACACTGCTGCTCCTCGACGAACCGACGGACAACCTCGACCTCGTCTCCGCCGAGGCTCTGCAGGATGCGCTGACGGCTTTCGACGGTACGGTGCTCGCCGTCACCCACGATCGCTGGTTCGCCCGCGACTTCGACCGGTTCCTCGTCTTCGGGTCCGACGGCGAGGTCTATGAGTCGACGACGCCAGTCTGGGAAGAGGGGCGTGTGGCTCGCTCCCGATGA
- a CDS encoding DUF3027 domain-containing protein: MSSLFSDWLARQTAAPVAENDAAGAAENDATPTAENDAAAAAGSAASTDAEAAASAKGTKSSRGRAGTEKRAGTEKIVLDTQLAAAIDIARSAIAEVAGSAVVGEHLGTVAEGTRLVTHYFVCTDPTYRGWRWVAVLARAPRAKKVTVCETALLPGPDALTAPEWVPWEERLEPGDMTPKDTLPKLDKDPNLQPGFQQTEDNSADNIDQIQNFEFGLGRERVLSSDGLSAAASRWADSDAGPDGEFASRASAHCGSCGYLMPIAGSLRQKFGVCANAWSPFDGRVVGLESGCGAHSETDVHKPSHDPAEAVVDDYSGELEFQEG, encoded by the coding sequence ATGTCATCGCTGTTCAGTGATTGGCTGGCCCGGCAGACCGCCGCGCCCGTGGCCGAGAACGATGCCGCAGGTGCCGCCGAGAATGATGCCACGCCCACCGCCGAGAACGACGCCGCGGCCGCCGCTGGAAGTGCCGCATCGACCGACGCGGAGGCGGCCGCCTCGGCGAAGGGGACGAAGTCCTCACGCGGACGTGCGGGCACGGAAAAGCGCGCGGGCACCGAGAAGATCGTGCTCGACACCCAGCTGGCCGCGGCGATCGACATCGCCCGCTCCGCCATCGCCGAGGTGGCCGGCAGCGCCGTCGTCGGCGAGCACCTGGGCACCGTGGCCGAAGGCACCCGCCTGGTCACGCACTACTTCGTGTGCACCGATCCGACTTACCGCGGCTGGCGCTGGGTGGCCGTGCTCGCCCGCGCCCCGCGCGCGAAGAAAGTCACCGTCTGCGAGACGGCTCTGCTGCCCGGGCCCGACGCGCTGACCGCGCCCGAATGGGTGCCGTGGGAAGAACGCCTCGAACCCGGGGACATGACGCCGAAGGACACCCTGCCCAAGCTGGATAAGGACCCGAACCTGCAGCCGGGCTTCCAGCAGACCGAGGACAACTCGGCGGACAACATCGATCAGATCCAGAACTTCGAGTTCGGTCTCGGGCGCGAACGCGTCCTGTCCTCCGACGGACTCTCCGCCGCCGCCAGTCGGTGGGCGGACTCGGACGCCGGACCCGACGGCGAGTTCGCCTCCCGCGCCTCGGCGCACTGCGGATCCTGCGGTTACCTCATGCCGATCGCCGGATCCCTGCGGCAGAAGTTCGGCGTCTGCGCCAACGCCTGGTCGCCGTTCGACGGACGCGTCGTCGGACTCGAATCCGGGTGCGGAGCCCATTCGGAGACCGACGTGCACAAACCCAGCCATGATCCGGCCGAGGCCGTCGTCGACGACTACTCCGGCGAACTCGAATTCCAGGAGGGCTGA
- a CDS encoding DNA repair helicase XPB encodes MNGPLIVQSDRTVLLESGHPLAVEAAVAIAPFAQLSRTPEYIHTYTITPLGLWNARASGHDAESVVDVLLEFAKYPVPHELLVDIVDIMDRFGVLTLIDHPIHGLTLTSTETGLLDELVGQPDLVGKFGKRIDDESVLVHPSERGELKHALLQLGHPVSDHAGYVDGEAHEIALSDDAHGGQWHLRDYQKQAIDQSLSGESGVVVLPCGAGKTVVGVATMSRVQTTTLILVTNSVSAKQWKDEILRRTSLTEDEIGEYSGSTKEIRPITIATYQVLTTRRKGSYLHLELLDAKDWGLVIYDEVHLLPAPIFRLTASLQARRRLGLTATLVREDGREDEVFSLIGPKQYEAPWKELERLGYIASASCHEVRVRLDGGTRTAYARADGEDRYRLAATSDAKLPIVSELVADHPDAQILVIGQYLDQLEEIGAELGAPVLTGQTPESVRQELFREFRSGEIPVLVVSKVANFSVDLPAASVAIQVSGAFGSRQEEAQRLGRILRPKEDRGSATFYTVVAADTVDEHFAAQRRRFLTEQGYSYNIEVR; translated from the coding sequence ATGAATGGTCCGCTGATCGTGCAGTCCGACCGGACTGTGCTGCTCGAATCGGGACATCCCCTGGCCGTCGAGGCGGCCGTGGCGATCGCCCCGTTCGCTCAGCTGTCGCGGACCCCCGAGTACATCCACACCTATACGATCACTCCGCTGGGCCTGTGGAACGCCCGGGCCAGCGGTCACGACGCCGAATCCGTCGTCGATGTGCTCCTCGAGTTCGCGAAGTACCCGGTCCCGCACGAACTGCTCGTCGACATCGTCGACATCATGGATCGCTTCGGCGTCCTCACCCTCATCGACCACCCGATCCACGGACTCACCCTGACCTCCACGGAGACGGGTCTGCTCGATGAGCTGGTCGGCCAGCCCGACCTCGTCGGCAAGTTCGGCAAGCGCATCGACGACGAATCCGTCCTCGTGCACCCGTCCGAACGCGGCGAGCTCAAACATGCGCTGCTGCAGCTGGGTCACCCGGTCTCCGACCATGCCGGCTATGTCGACGGCGAGGCGCATGAGATCGCTCTGTCCGATGACGCCCACGGCGGCCAGTGGCATCTGCGCGACTACCAGAAACAGGCCATCGACCAGTCCCTGTCCGGTGAGTCCGGGGTCGTCGTGCTGCCCTGCGGGGCGGGCAAGACCGTCGTCGGAGTGGCCACGATGTCGCGGGTGCAGACGACTACGCTCATCCTGGTGACGAACTCGGTCTCGGCGAAGCAGTGGAAGGACGAGATCCTGCGTCGGACCAGCCTGACCGAGGACGAGATCGGCGAATACTCCGGGTCGACGAAGGAGATCCGGCCGATCACCATCGCCACCTACCAGGTGCTCACGACTCGACGGAAGGGCTCCTACCTCCACCTCGAACTCCTCGACGCCAAGGACTGGGGCCTGGTGATCTATGACGAAGTGCACCTGCTGCCGGCTCCGATCTTCCGACTCACCGCAAGCCTGCAGGCCAGGCGCCGGTTGGGTCTGACCGCGACGCTGGTGCGAGAGGACGGCCGGGAGGACGAGGTGTTCTCGCTCATCGGACCCAAGCAGTACGAAGCGCCGTGGAAGGAGCTCGAGCGGCTCGGCTACATCGCCTCGGCGAGCTGCCACGAGGTGCGTGTGCGCCTCGACGGCGGAACCCGCACAGCCTATGCCCGGGCCGACGGTGAGGACCGGTACCGCCTGGCCGCGACCTCGGATGCGAAGCTGCCGATCGTCTCCGAACTCGTCGCCGACCATCCGGATGCGCAGATCCTCGTCATCGGCCAGTACCTCGACCAGCTCGAGGAGATCGGGGCCGAACTCGGCGCCCCGGTGCTGACCGGGCAGACCCCGGAGTCGGTGCGCCAGGAGCTCTTCCGCGAGTTCCGCTCCGGTGAGATCCCCGTGCTCGTGGTCTCGAAGGTCGCGAACTTCTCTGTGGACTTACCGGCCGCCTCGGTGGCGATTCAGGTCTCCGGCGCCTTCGGCTCGAGGCAGGAGGAAGCCCAGCGACTCGGACGGATCTTGCGCCCGAAGGAGGACAGGGGTTCCGCGACGTTCTACACCGTGGTCGCCGCCGACACCGTCGACGAACACTTCGCCGCCCAACGCCGCCGCTTCCTCACCGAGCAGGGATACAGCTACAACATCGAGGTCCGCTGA
- a CDS encoding helicase-associated domain-containing protein has protein sequence MSMTFSQWLSHSSDAEFESFVRTRRDLLQPESPTIGSLAAAASSRVGVARGIEALDADEIDVYIALAMAARTTPEIAVGDNAHIDPTRAEAALPRLRDLGLVWPTSGSGSESGSVAAQPGDRAALLAAQPVWRIQSEAITLLPTSAADSARTRPWQIDPATVDASTATIGQALIHNSEQAAVAEVISSLRGLVDELSATPISRLTSGGISKRDVSRLARTLDLGLEQTITLLLAAKSLHLIGVLDDALDPQWTAADDAESALSSDRAELWAALVGAWLRESLDVTQLAAGASENERLTVLAAPKKSLFKGHGQSVPAMPLLRLTVLEILHDIGLGSARSAGWVHAEVLRRRPMIQAHEPAMTEAVLHTCVSLGLATTPLQQPDHFGPSRFGVSLSAGLDAALVEHAKQDPSIAPLGVAVDALEVPGDVIAAVSDGLGDEVDTVLIQSDLTAVATGPIEPRVHHILRRYAVVEARGQGTVYRIDAETIEDTMQSGVSAEDALAELAGISAEELPSTLDFLVKNTASKLRRVRVAGARAVLVVDDPVDLDVILSDQAMLPAGLERLAPTVAIAQLGPERTMHLLEAGDHHALLHSATGTVRRRKVITQSEPEVNVRRRPRVSDGHLGEYIRILRSAPTGAQAMASSDEPLGHMDRLREAAEAKRRVVIRIADSQGRERTIEMLPATLNAGRVRGTVTSTGAEASLSIARIVSVDPS, from the coding sequence ATGTCCATGACCTTCAGCCAGTGGCTGTCCCACAGTTCTGATGCCGAGTTCGAGTCCTTCGTCCGGACACGACGCGACCTCCTCCAACCCGAGTCACCGACGATCGGATCCCTGGCCGCGGCCGCGTCCTCGCGCGTCGGGGTCGCCCGCGGCATCGAGGCGCTGGATGCCGACGAAATCGACGTCTACATCGCCCTTGCCATGGCCGCCCGCACGACTCCGGAGATCGCAGTCGGTGACAATGCCCATATCGATCCCACCCGCGCCGAGGCGGCCCTCCCCCGCCTGCGCGACCTCGGCCTGGTCTGGCCGACGTCCGGGTCCGGTTCGGAGTCGGGATCGGTCGCCGCGCAGCCGGGCGATCGCGCCGCCCTGCTCGCCGCGCAGCCGGTCTGGCGGATCCAGTCCGAGGCCATCACGCTTCTGCCCACCTCGGCGGCCGACTCTGCGCGCACCCGCCCGTGGCAGATCGATCCGGCCACGGTCGATGCGAGCACCGCAACGATCGGTCAGGCGCTCATCCACAATTCCGAACAGGCCGCCGTCGCCGAGGTGATCTCCTCCCTGCGCGGGCTCGTCGACGAACTCTCCGCGACCCCGATCTCACGGCTGACCAGCGGCGGAATCTCGAAGCGGGATGTCTCTCGGCTTGCCCGCACCCTCGATCTCGGGCTCGAGCAGACGATCACTCTGCTGCTGGCCGCGAAGTCGCTGCACCTCATCGGCGTGCTCGATGATGCCCTCGACCCGCAGTGGACGGCCGCCGATGACGCCGAGTCCGCGCTGTCGTCCGATCGTGCCGAACTCTGGGCAGCACTGGTCGGCGCGTGGCTGCGCGAGTCCCTCGACGTCACGCAGCTCGCGGCCGGGGCGAGTGAGAACGAACGGCTGACGGTGCTCGCCGCACCGAAGAAGTCCCTGTTCAAGGGCCATGGACAGTCGGTGCCGGCGATGCCGCTGCTGCGCCTGACCGTCCTCGAAATCCTCCACGACATCGGTCTCGGTTCGGCCCGTTCGGCGGGGTGGGTCCATGCCGAGGTGCTGCGCCGCCGGCCCATGATCCAGGCGCATGAGCCCGCGATGACCGAGGCGGTTCTGCATACGTGCGTGAGCTTGGGTCTGGCGACCACTCCCCTGCAGCAGCCCGACCATTTCGGGCCCAGCCGCTTCGGGGTCAGTCTCTCCGCAGGACTGGACGCTGCCCTGGTCGAGCATGCGAAGCAGGATCCGTCGATCGCACCGTTGGGCGTCGCCGTCGATGCCCTCGAGGTCCCCGGTGACGTCATCGCCGCGGTGTCCGACGGCCTCGGCGACGAGGTCGACACGGTGCTCATCCAGTCCGATCTCACCGCCGTGGCGACCGGTCCGATCGAACCGCGGGTCCATCACATCCTGCGCAGGTACGCCGTCGTCGAGGCCCGCGGGCAGGGCACCGTCTACCGCATCGACGCCGAGACGATCGAGGACACGATGCAGTCGGGGGTCAGTGCCGAGGATGCTCTGGCCGAACTCGCCGGCATCAGCGCCGAAGAGCTGCCATCGACTCTGGACTTCCTCGTGAAGAACACCGCGTCGAAGCTGCGGCGGGTCCGCGTCGCCGGTGCCCGGGCCGTGCTCGTCGTCGACGACCCGGTCGACCTCGATGTCATCCTCTCTGACCAGGCGATGCTGCCGGCCGGTCTCGAGCGGCTGGCACCGACGGTCGCGATCGCCCAGCTCGGGCCCGAGCGGACCATGCACCTGCTCGAAGCCGGTGACCATCACGCGCTGCTGCATTCGGCGACCGGAACGGTGCGCCGGCGGAAGGTGATCACCCAGTCCGAACCCGAGGTCAATGTGCGCAGGCGTCCGCGGGTCAGTGACGGCCACCTCGGCGAATACATCCGCATCCTCCGGTCGGCCCCGACCGGGGCGCAGGCGATGGCGAGCAGCGATGAGCCCCTGGGGCATATGGATCGGCTGCGTGAGGCCGCCGAGGCGAAGCGGCGGGTGGTCATCCGGATCGCGGATTCGCAGGGCCGCGAGCGCACCATCGAGATGCTGCCGGCAACGCTCAACGCCGGTCGGGTGCGCGGGACGGTCACCTCCACGGGAGCCGAAGCATCCCTGTCGATCGCCCGCATAGTCAGCGTCGACCCCTCCTAA
- a CDS encoding cold-shock protein, producing the protein MPTGRVKWFDTDKGFGFVVAEDGSQAFLHSSVLPEGLEVTKGTRLEYDVVDSRRGAQVLKARPLSTPSKVSKARRRPAEDMAVMVEDVIKVLDDLNNGLQHGRYPDPTHGNKVASLLRAIADDLES; encoded by the coding sequence ATGCCTACCGGACGCGTGAAATGGTTCGACACCGACAAGGGATTCGGCTTCGTCGTCGCCGAGGACGGCTCCCAGGCCTTCCTCCACTCCTCCGTGCTGCCCGAGGGACTCGAGGTCACCAAGGGCACCCGACTCGAATACGACGTCGTCGATTCCCGCCGCGGAGCACAGGTGCTCAAAGCCCGCCCGCTGAGCACTCCGAGCAAAGTCTCCAAGGCCCGCCGACGCCCAGCTGAGGACATGGCGGTTATGGTTGAGGATGTCATCAAAGTACTGGATGACCTCAACAACGGACTGCAGCACGGCCGCTACCCGGATCCCACGCACGGGAACAAGGTAGCCAGCCTGCTGCGGGCGATAGCCGACGATTTGGAGTCCTGA
- a CDS encoding EamA family transporter has product MSRTVVLGFLLTLASAFFFAVSGPIAKTMYAIGWTPGAVVLIRLAGSAVLLLIPTLIALHGRWGEVLTHWRTVVTYGLVSMAGVQGFYFVAVEHLTVAVALLLEMTAPMLIVFWIWARTRTRPATVTFIGVVVSMIGLMLVLNLRGSSISIFGVVMAMAAAVCLASYFLVSAKDTITIPPVALTGLGMGIGALAMSLIVLIGVMPWGAVAADVDFGGVSMSWIVPMAMIIGFTVGAYITGILGLRYVGATVGSFVNLVEVPFSVIVAWLVLFEMPAPIQLFGGVFILGGVGFIKWGEARLAARVARREVVARSDAEPSLITT; this is encoded by the coding sequence ATGAGTCGCACCGTCGTTCTGGGGTTCCTGCTCACCCTTGCCTCCGCGTTCTTCTTCGCGGTGTCGGGGCCGATCGCGAAGACGATGTACGCGATCGGGTGGACGCCGGGCGCGGTCGTGCTCATCCGACTGGCCGGATCAGCGGTGCTGCTCCTCATCCCCACCCTCATCGCTCTGCACGGACGCTGGGGCGAGGTCCTCACTCATTGGCGCACCGTCGTCACCTACGGGCTGGTCTCGATGGCCGGCGTGCAGGGGTTCTACTTCGTCGCCGTCGAACACCTCACCGTAGCCGTGGCACTGCTGCTCGAGATGACCGCGCCGATGCTCATCGTGTTCTGGATCTGGGCGCGCACACGGACCAGGCCGGCGACGGTGACGTTCATCGGGGTCGTGGTCTCGATGATCGGACTCATGCTCGTGCTCAACCTCCGCGGATCGTCGATCAGCATCTTCGGCGTGGTCATGGCAATGGCCGCAGCGGTGTGCCTGGCCAGTTACTTCCTCGTCTCGGCGAAGGACACGATCACGATCCCGCCGGTCGCCCTGACCGGGCTGGGAATGGGCATCGGGGCGCTGGCGATGTCGCTCATCGTGCTCATCGGCGTCATGCCGTGGGGCGCGGTGGCCGCCGACGTGGACTTCGGCGGAGTGTCGATGTCGTGGATCGTGCCGATGGCGATGATCATCGGCTTCACCGTCGGCGCCTACATCACCGGCATCCTCGGTCTGCGCTACGTCGGGGCGACCGTCGGATCCTTCGTCAACCTCGTCGAGGTGCCGTTCTCGGTCATCGTCGCCTGGCTCGTGCTCTTCGAGATGCCCGCACCGATCCAGCTCTTCGGCGGAGTGTTCATCCTCGGCGGCGTCGGGTTCATCAAGTGGGGCGAGGCCCGCCTGGCCGCTCGCGTCGCCCGCCGCGAGGTCGTCGCCCGCTCCGACGCCGAACCCTCCCTTATTACTACCTGA